GAGTATCAGCTCTTGAAGGCCGAGGACGGCACCAAGGATCAGAGCTATTTCCTCTACCGCTTGAACCAGCAGCAGCTGGCCAAGACCCTGTTTCCGCTGGGCGGCCTCTACAAGCGCGAAGTGCGCGAGATCGCGCGCCAGGCGGGGCTGGCCAACTACGCCAAGAGGGATTCCACCGGCATCTGCTTCATCGGCGAGCGGCGCTTCCGCGAATTCCTCGCCCGCTATCTGCCCAAGCAACCGGGCGAGATTCGCCGTCTCGACGACGATCGCCTCATTGGTGAGCACCAAGGGGTCGCGTATTACACGCTCGGCCAACGAGAGGGACTGGGTATCGGCGGGATCAAGGATGCGATCGATGCGCCGTGGTTCGTCGCCGCGAAGGACAACGAGAAGAACATCCTCTATGTCGTGCAGGGACACGACCATCCGGCGCTCTACCGCAACCGCCTGATTGCCGGCGAGCTGTCCTGGGTATCCGGACGCGCGCCGCACACCCACTGGGTGTATACGGCAAAGACGCGCTACCGGATGCCCGATGCGGCCTGCGAAGTCGAGCGCGTCGATGCCGAACGTTGCGAGGTCGTGTTCGCCGCGCCGCAGTGGGCGGTCACGCCCGGCCAATCGGTGGTGATCTACGAATCGAACGTCTGCCTGGGTGGCGGGATCATCCTTTAGGCGCAGTCTCGGCAAACGACGGCCGTTGCATCAGCTTGTCGTAGTGCTTCGCCAGATTGGGGTATTGGCTGCGCCAGTCGAGCTCGGGAAAGCGCAGCAGCAGATAGCCGAGCAGGCTGCCCAGCGCGACGTCGGCGAGCGTAATGCTCGTGCCATGACACCAGGCTTGTTCACCCAGATCGCGCGCGCAGGCGGCCAGAGCGAAATCGATGACCTTGCGCTGACGCTCGATCCATTCCTGGCTGCGTTGATTTTCCGGACGACGGTTTTCCATCACCACGGCGACGGCGGCATCGAGCGTGCCATCGCACAAGGCCTCCCAGCGGCGGATCAGCGTGCGTTCGCGCCCGGGTGGTGGCAGCAGGCGGTTGTTCGGTGCGAGATTGTCGAGATATTCGACGATCACGCGCGAATCGAACAGGCTACTGCCATCGTCGAGCAGCAGCACCGGGATGCGGCACAGCGGATTGTGCGGGGCCAGCCCGCTGCCATCGGGCCCGCCATTGTCGATGACGAACTCGCAGTCGATCTTCTTTTCGGCGAGCACGATGCGCGTCTTGCGGACATATGGGCTGGTGAGCGATCCAAGCAGTTTCATGAAGTGAATCCGACGATGCGATGCGGCGAATCGTATCATCCCACGTGCCGTTTCACACCATCGGCAAAGCTATGCGCTGATAAAATCATGCAATCGACCCTTGCCCGCCCCCATCGCCTTTCCCCTACGATGCCAAATGAATCCGATCGACGCCAATGATGTCCGCTCTTTTGCGCAGCTTGCCCTGACGGCGCTTTCCCCGCTCGATGGCCGTTATGCCGCCAAGGTCGAGCCGCTGCGCGCGCATTTCTCCGAATACGGCCTGATCAAGAACCGCATCCGGGTCGAAATCGAATGGCTCAAGGCGCTTGCCGCCAACCCGGCGATCGAGGAAGTGCCGCCCTTTTCCGCAGCCACGCTCGCCGAGCTCGATCTGGTCGTCTCCGGCTTCGCGGTGGCCGATGCCGAGGCGGTGAAGAAAATCGAGGCCGTGACCAACCACGACGTCAAGGCGGTCGAATACTGGCTCAAAGAGCGCTTCCGCGACAACGCGGAAGTGATGAAGGTCGCGGAGTTCATCCACTTCGGCTGTACCTCGGAGGACATCAACAACACCTCGCACGCGCTGATGCTCAACGATGCGCGCCGCGCCATCCTGCTACCCGGACTCGACCGCGTGATCGAGAAATTCCGTCAGCTTGCGCACGATTTGGCCGAACTGCCGATGCTCTCGCGTACCCACGGTCAGCCGGCTTCCCCGACCACGCTCGGCAAGGAGATGGCCAACATCGCCGCGCGGCTGATGCGTGCGCGAGAACGGATCGCCAGCGTGCGGATGATGGCCAAATTCAACGGTGCGGTCGGCAACTACAACGCCCATCTGGCCGCCTATCCTCACCTCGACTGGGAAGCGATCGCACGCGATTTCATCGCCTCGCTCGGCCTCGAATTCAACCCTTACACGATCCAGATCGAGCCGCACGATGCGATGGCGGAACTCTTCGACGCGATCGCGCGGTGCAACACGATCCTGATCGACGCCGACCGCGACATCTGGCAATACATCTCGCTCGGTTACTTCAAGCAGAAGACCAAGGCGGGCGAAGTCGGCTCCTCGACGATGCCGCACAAGGTGAATCCGATCGACTTCGAGAACTCCGAAGGCAACCTGGGGCTGGCGAACGCGATCCTGCGCCATCTTGCCGAGAAGCTACCGATCTCGCGGCTGCAGCGCGATCTCACCGATTCCACCGTGCTGCGCAACATGGGGGTGGCCTTCGGTCATGTCGTGCTCGCATACGATTCGACGCTGCGTGGTTTGGCCAAGCTCGAAGCCAATCCGCAGCGCCTCGAGGAAGATCTCGATGCCTGCTGGGAAGTGCTAGCGGAAGCCGTGCAGACGGTGATGCGCCGCTATGGCGTGCCCAATCCCTATGAGCAGCTCAAAGAGCTGACGCGCGGCAAGGGCATCGAGCCGGAGGCGCTGCGCCGCTTCATCGACGGGCTGGCGATCCCCGATGCCGAGAAAGCGCGGCTCGAGATGATGACACCGGCGAGCTACCTCGGCCTGGCCGCCGCGTTGGCGAAGAGGATCTGAATGGCTTTTGCCGACAATCTGAAACAGCTGCCGAAAGTTTCGCATTTGGCGGCGTTGCAGCTTTTCGACCGGCAAGGCAACCTCGTCGCCACGATCGAGAACAAGCCGGGTCAGAGCGGATCGCTGGCGGTGTATAACCATCTGGCGCAGCTTTTTGGCGCGATCACCCCGGAAGCGGCGAAGAAGGGGCTGGAGCTCTACGCCGAGCATGCCGAGGAGGCGCGCGCTCATCCCGGCAAGCATCCGAACATCGACCGCTTGTTGACCTTGGTCACCGAGGGAGGTCTGCTGCGTGTGAAGCAGGTTTTCGCCACCGGCGAATGACATACAATGAGTTCGCCATTCATTAACCACCCCAGGAGATCGACATGAAAATGAAAACACTCGTCACCGGCATGGCGCTTGCCGCCATCGCCGCTTCCGCCACCGCCCAGGTCGTCGGCAAGATGGAAGACCAGATCCGCTGGCGCCAGTCGGCCTATCACACGATGGCCTGGAGCATGGCGCGCATCAAGGCCAATCTCGAAGGCACTTTCAACAAGGAGCAGGTCGTCGAAGCGGCGAACGTCATTCAGGCGATCGCCAATTCGAAGATGGGCGCGCTCTACCAGCCGGGTTCCGACAAGGGCAAAGGCTGGAAGGAAACACGTCTGAAATCCGAATTCTTCGGTAGCCCCGAGCTCGGCAAGATCGCCCAGAACTTCGGCCAGCAGGCCAACGAGATGGCCAAGGTCGCCGCCACCGGCGATGCCGCGGCGATCAAGGCCCAGTTCGGCAAGCTGGGCGAAGCTTGCAAGGCTTGCCATGACAAGTTCCGCAAAGAGGAGTAAGCCTCTTTGTGGAACTGGCGGCGTAGGCCAACTTCGCGGCGCGAAATCAAGGCGCGGCAGCGCCGGCCGAAGCCACGAGTTCAGAAAGGAAGAAGACTGAGAGGACGTGATTTCCTCGCCCAGCGGCCGCCTTCGGGCGGCCGTTGTCGTTTGTGCCGTCCCGAAGCCGCCGAGTTTCAGAAATCGGGGGCGGCCTGCCCAGCCGGTGGCGTGGCTGGCATCGGTAGCCAAACGCCGGAAGCGGCCCAGACCACGGCCAACGCGATCAGCACCGCGACGAGGAAAACGATGGGGCCGCCGCCCCTTGCCGATTCGCCGGATTGACCCTCGGCCCAGCCGGTGAGCATGGGTTTGACGAGGTTCTGCTGTTTTACACGCGCGTAGAAGGCGATTGCGCCGACATGCAGCGTGACGAGCAGCAGCAGCCCTTTTTCGAGTAGTTGATGGATGCCTGTGAGGCGTGTGGATAGCGCGCTGCCGACGAGGGGGTAGAGATAGCCTTCGAACGCGATGTCATCGTTGGCAAACAGGCCGGTGCCTGCCTGCAAGGCAAGACAACCGAGCAGGGCGAGCACGGAAAGCGCGCCCAACGGGTTATGGCCGAGCCCCTGCCACTTTCCCGCGAGATAGGCGCGGATCGCCGCCGGCCCACGCACGAAGGTGGCAAAGCGTGCATAGGTCGAGCCGACAAAGCCCCAGACGATGCGAAACGTGATGAGTCCAAGGATGGCGAGCCCCAGGCGGCCGTGCCAGACCATCAAATTGCCGCCGATCTTCACCGTGACGAAGGCAGCGACGACGCAGATCACCAGCAGCCAGTGGAACAGCCGTGTCGGCAGATCCCAGACATATGTTCTCATTGCGCGTTATACGCAGGCGCCATCTTCGGTCATCCCCGCCGGCTTTTCCTTCTTCGGCTTGACGAACTGCTCGCGGGTCACGCCAAGCCACATCACCAAGGGGCTGGCGACCAATACCGAGGAGTAGATGCCGAACAGGATGCCGATGGTCAGCGCCAGCGCGAAATAATGCAGCGCCGGGCCGCCGAAGATCAGCATCGAGGTGACCATCATCTGCGTCGAGCCGTGGGTGATGATGGTGCGCGAGATCGTGCTGGTGATCGCGTGGTTGATCACCTCGGGCGTCGTCATGCCGCGCTTTTTCTTGAAGGTCTCGCGCACGCGGTCGAAGACGACCACCGATTCGTTCACCGAATAGCCGAGCACGGCGAGCACCGCGGCCAGCACCGGCAATGAGAATTCCCACTGGAAGAAGGCGAAGAAGCCGAGGATGATCACCACGTCGTGCAGGTTGGCGATGATCGCCGAGACGGCGAAACGCCACTCGAAGCGGAACGCAAGATAGACGACGATGCCGATCACGACCAGCATCAGCGCCATCGCGCCGTCCTCGGCGAGCTCCTTGCCGACCTGCGGGCCGACGAATTCGACGCGTTTGATGGTCGGCTCGCCGCCGACCGCCTGCAGACTGGCATGCACGCGTTCGCTGACCTTGGCGGTTTCTTCGCCGGCCTTGAGCGGCACGCGGATCAGCACGTCGCGCGCGGAACCGAAGTTGATCACCTGCGGGTCGCCGAAGCCGTCGACTTCGAGCTGCTTACGAATCTTGTCGAGGTCGGGGGGCTGCGCATAGCCGACCTCGACCAGCGTGCCGCCAGTGAATTCGATCGACAGATGCAGCCCCTTGGTGGCGAGGAAGAACACCGCCAGCACGAAGGTGATCATTGAAATGATGTTGAACACCAGCGCGTGGCGCATGAAGGGGATGTCTTTCTTGATGCGGAAGAATTCCATGCGCGTTTCCCCTTACTTGGTTTCGATGCCCGGTTGCCAGACCTGGCCGATGCTGATGGAATCGAGCTTCCTGCGCCCGCCGTAGATCCAGTTCACCAGCGCGCGCGAGACCACCACCGAGCTGAAGATCGAGGTCAAGATGCCCAGACAATGCACGACGGCAAAACCGCGCACCGGGCCGGAGCCGAAGATCAAGAGCGCGACGCCGGCGATCAAGGTGGTGATGTTGGAATCGAGAATCGTGCCCCAGGCACGCTCATAACCGGCGGCGATCGCCGCATGCGGCGTGACGCCATTCCTGAGTTCCTCACGGATGCGCTCGTTGATCAGCACGTTGGCATCGATGGCCATGCCGAGCGTGAGCGCCACCGCGGCGATGCCGGGCAGCGTCAGCGTCGCCTGCAGGAGCGAGAGCAGGGCGACCAGGAACAGCAGGTTGGCGGTCAGCGCGATCACCGAGACCAGGCCGAGCAGGTGGTAGTAGGCGATCATGAATGCGGCGATGGCCAAAAAGCCCCACAGCGTCGAGTGCATGCCCTTGGCGATGTTGTCGGCGCCCAGGGAGGGGCCGATCGTGCGCTCCTCGATGATCTCCATCGGCGCGGCGAGTGACCCGGCACGCAGCAGCAGCGCGACATCGCTCGCCTCGGTCGTCGTCATGCGACCGGAAATCTGCACGCGACCGCCGCCGATCTCCGACCGGATCACCGGCGCAGTGACCACTTCGCCCTTGCCTTTTTCGATCAACAGGATGGCCATGCGCTTGCCGACGTTCTCGCGCGTGACGTCTTTGAAGATGCGCGCGCCGGCGGCGTCGAGGGTGAGGTGCACGGCCGGTTCGTGGGTCTGGGAATCGAAGCCGGCCTGGGCATCGGTGAGTCGATCTCCGGTGAGCACGACCTGCTTTTTGACCAGCAGCCCGCGGCCGCCGCGTTCGATGTAGTAATCGGTGCCGGCCGGTGGCTGGCCCTTTGCAGCCAGTTCCATGATCGCCGGGTTGGCGCTGGCTTCGTCGTCCACCATGCGGATTTCCAGGGTCGCGGTGCGGCCGAGGATGTCCTTCGCCTTCGCGGTGTCCTGCACGCCTGGCAGCTGGACGACGATGCGGTCCGCGCCCTGCTGCTGGATCACCGGTTCGGCCACGCCCAGCTCGTTGATGCGGTTGGAAAGCGTGGTGATGTTCTGCTTGATCGCGAATTCCTGGATGCGTTTCTGCGCCGCAGGCTTCAGGCTTGCCACCAGCTTGAAGTCGGCGCCATCCTGCGCGTCGATGATGTCGAGATCGGGTTGGTTGTCGGCGATCACTGCGCGCGCCTTGTCGCGCGTCTCGGCATCGCGGAAGCGGATCACCAGTTGATTGCCCTCGCGCGCGATGCCGCCGTGACGGATGGACTTGTCGCGCAGCAGCGTGCGCAAATCGGCGCCGAGCGAGTCGAGCCGCTTGGTGATGGCCCCCTTCATGTCCACCTGCAGCAGGAAATGCACACCGCCGCGCAGATCGAGGCCCAGATACATCGGCAGCGCATGGATCGCGGTCAGCCAGTCTGGCGAGGCCGACAGCAGGTTCAAAGCGACGCTGTAGGAGCTATCGGCAGGATCGGGATTGAGCGTCTTCTCGAGCGCATCCTTGGCCTTGAGCTGCGTTTCGGTATCCTTGAGACGCACGCGGATGCTGTGTGGGTCGGCGAACACCCCGGTCGGCTGGATGCCGGCTGCCGCAAGGATTTCCTCGATGCGGCCCTGCAGTTTCTGATCGACCTTGATCGTCGCCTTGACGCTGGAAACCTGCACGGCCGGCACTTCGCCATAGAAGTTCGGCAGCGTGTAGAGCAGGCCGAACAGCAACGCGATGACGACCAGCGCGTTCTTCCAGAGCGGGTATCTGTTCATCAGAGTGACTTCAGCGTGCCTTTCGGCAGCAGGGCCGCAACCGCTTGCTTCTGGATCTGCACTTCGACCGGGGCATCCTTCAACGAGGCGACCTCGATGGCGACGTAGTTTTCACCGACCTTGGTGATCTTGCCGACGATGCCGCCCTGGGTCACCACTTCGTCGCCCTTGGCGAGCTCGCTGATCAGCTTCTGGTGTTCCTTGGCCTTCTTCATTTGCGGCCGGATCATCAGGAACCACAGCACGATGAACATCAGGATGATCGGGGCCAGCCCCATCAGGCCGCCGGTCGGGTCCTGGGCAGCGCCTTGCGCGGCCTGAGCATGAGCATTGGAAATCAGCATGTTTGAATCACTCCTTTGAAATGAGGGGGATTATACGCATCCGCTGCTGCGCTCTTGGTTGAAACGGCGGGCAAAGCTCGCCAAGCTGCCGGTGGCGATCGCCTCGCCCAGCTCGCGCATCAAGGTCTGGTAGTAATGGAGGTTGTGGATCGTGTTGAGGCGCGCGCCGAGAATCTCATGACAACGATGCAGATGGTGCAGATAAGCGCGAGTGAAATGGCGGCAGCAGTAGCACTCGCAGGTCTCATCGAGCGGCCGCGTATCGTTCTTGTAGCGCGCATTCTTGATGCGGATGTCGCCGAAACGCGTAAACAGATGGCCATTTCTGGCATTGCGGGTCGGCAGCACGCAGTCGAACATGTCGATGCCCTGACCGACGGCAAAGACGATGTCTTCGGGTGTGCCCACGCCCATCAAATAGCGTGGTTTGTCCACCGGCAGGCGCGGTGCGGTGTGGGCCAGTATCCGCGCGAAATCCTCCTTCGGCTCGCCGACCGACAGACCGCCGATCGCCATGCCATCGAAGCCGATCTCCAGCAGACTGGCGAGCGATTCGTCCCGCAGGCTCTCGAACATCCCGCCCTGGACGATGCCGAACAGGGCATTGGCGTTGCCGAGCCGGTCGTGCTCGGCACGCGAACGGCGCGCCCAGCGCAAGCTGAGGCGCATCGACTCCGCGGCCTGCTTCATGTCGGCCGGGTAGGGCGTGCATTCGTCGAAGATCATCACGATGTCGGAATTCAGCACGTGCTGGATCTGCATCGAATCCTCGGGGCGCATGAAGAGACGGCTGCCGTCGATCGGCGAGGCGAACTTGACCCCTTCCTCGGCAATCTTGCGCAATTCGCCCAAGGAGAACACCTGAAAGCCGCCCGAGTCGGTCAAGATCGGGCGTTCCCAGCCCATGAAGCGGTGCAACCCCCGATGCGCGCGGATCACCTCGAGCCCGGGCCGCAGCCAGAGGTGGAAGGTATTGCCCAGAACGATCTGCGCGCCGAGCTCGACGAGCTCGTGGGGCGCCATCGCCTTCACGCTGCCATAAGTGCCGACCGGCATGAACACCGGCGTTTCCACGCTGCCGTGGGCGAGCTTCAGGCGGCCGCGGCGGGCGAGGCCGTCGGTGGCGAGCAGCTCAAACTTCATCGTGACGGTCGATCAGCATGGCATCGCCATAACTGAAGAAACGGTAGCGATGGGCCATCGCGTGACGGTAGGCGGCGCGGATGGCCGCCATGCCGCCGAAGGCGGAAACGAGCATCAAAAGCGTCGATTTCGGCAGGTGGAAATTGGTGATCAAGCGGTCGACGACACGGAAGCGGAAGCCCGGCGTGATGAACAATGCCGTCTCTGCCTCGCCGACTTTCAGCCGGCCTGTTTCATCGGCCGCGGCTTCGAGGCTGCGCAAGCTGGTGGTGCCGACCGCGACGATGCGCCCGCCGCGGGCTTGGGTCGCGGCGATCGCTTGTGCGGTCTCGGCCGGCACGTGGTAGCGCTCGCGGTGCATCTCGTGGTCGGCGATGTTTTGGACGCGCACCGGCTGAAATGTGCCGGCGCCGACATGCAAGGTCACGTGGGCGATGCCGATGCCGCGCGCTTGCAGGCGAGCAAGGAGCGGTTCGTCGAAATGCAATCCGGCGGTCGGCGCGGCGACCGAGCCATGTGTGCGGGCATAGATGGTTTGATAGCGCTCTTCGTCCGGAGCGTCCGCCGCCCGCACGATATAGGGCGGCAGTGGCAAGCGGCCATGCCGCTCGATCAGCGCGATCGCCTCGCCCGGAAAACGCAACCGGTAGAACTCGCCATCGCGGCCGAGCACCTCGACATCGAAAGCATCTTCGATGCGAAGCCGGCTGCCTGCCCTGGGCGGCTTGCTGGCGCGCAGCTGCGCGAGTGCTTCGTCTTCGCCGAGGATGCGCTCGATCAGCACTTCGACCCGACCGCCCGTCGCCTTTTGCCCGAGCAGGCGGGCGTGCAGCACCTTGGAGTCGTTCATCACCAACAGATCACCTGGCGAAAGCAGCTCCGGCAGCTCGCGAAAAACCCGATCCTCGAGTCGCCCGCCACGCAGCACCAGCAGCCGGCTCGCGCTGCGCTCGGGTAAAGGCGCCTGGGCGATCAGTTCTGGCGGCAGCGGGTAGTCGAAATCGTCGAGGGTGAGGGGCATCGGTTGCGGGAAGCCGGGCTTTTGCGGATAATGCGCGCACTTCGAGTGGCGGCGCAGCATTCTACGTTGTGCGGCTTGGAATGGCCGAGATGGCGGAATTGGTAGACGCAGCGGACTCACAACAGGCGAAGCTGGTTGCGGCGTAGGCTCACGTGAGCGAAGCGAACGTTAAGCTCGGCGAAAGCCGAGCGGCCGAAGCCAAAGCAGAAGCTTCGGCGTAGGCTCACGTGAGCGAAGCGAACGTTAAGCTCGGCGAAAGCCGAGCGGCCGAAGCCAAAGCAGAAGCTTCGGCGTAGGCTCACGTGAGCGAAGCGAACGTTAAGCTCGGCGAAAGCCGAGCGGCCGAAGCCAAAATCCGCGGCGGATTTTGAACAGGTAAAATCGAAGCCCATCTTTAGCCGAGATGGCGGAATTGGTAGACGCAGCGGACTCAAAATCCGCCGCCGCAAGGCATGAGGGTTCGAGTCCCTCTCTCGGCACCAGTAAAATCAATCAGTTACGAAAAGCCCGCCAGAACGGCCGGGCTTTTTTTGGCTATTTGTGGCCATCTTTCACGCCCGAGGTTAAGCCCCCCTCTCGGGAAGGGAGACTTTGTGCGCGGCTTCGCCGCGAGGGTTGGCTGCCGTCGAGTAAACTTGAGTTGGCGCACTTATTGTTTTGTGTTTCGCGCTACAAGTCCGGACAGTTTATTTGCTTGCTACAAATAATGCTTTTCAAGGGAAAAAGCTTTAGGTAAGCTGGCGCAGTTTTCCACCCGCACATCCACCCACGCTAACGAGGAGCATGCCCATGAACAAATCCGAGTTGATCGAAGCCACCGCGAAAGCTGCCGACATTTCCAAGGCTGCCGCCGACCGCGCTCTGTCCGCCGCCATCGACGCCGTCGTCAAGGCGGTCGCCAAGGGAGAGACCGTCACTCTCGTGGGATTCGGCTCCTTCAAGCCGGCCAAGCGCGCCGCGCGCACCGGCAAGAACCCGAAGACGGGCGCTTTGCTGAAGATTCCCGCCACCACGGTGCCGAAATTCACTGCGGGTGCGAGCTTCAAAGCGGCCGTGGCCGGCAAGAAGGCCGCGAAGAAGAAATAAGCCCGCCAGGTTTCTCGACAAAAAGGCCAGCCCGCGGGCTGGCCTTTTTGCTGCTGCGCCCCGTTTGGGGCGCAGCGACCGATGCGAAGGCTTACTTCTTCTCTTCGGTGGGCTTGGCGGCATCTGCCGGAGCAGCGCCTTCGGCGGGCTTGGCGGCTTCGGCCGGAGCAGCAGCCGGAGCAGCGCCTTCGGCGGGCTTGGCGGCGTCGGCCGGAGCAGCAGCCGGGGCAGCGCCTTCGGCGGGCTTGGCAGCCTCAGCCGGAGCGGGAGCAGCCGCCGGAGCGGGCGCAGCGGCGGGTGCAGGCGGCGCTTCCTTCTTGCCGCAAGCGGCCAAGGACAGGGCGCTGAGCAGGGAAATGAGGAGGAGAGATTTTTTCATGGTGGCTTCCTTTAGCTTGATGAGGTGAGGGGTTACAAACTTTGAACTTCGAAGAGCTTTGGAATTCGCTGTTCGCATGAGTCAACTCTCCAGGGAAGGAGAAAGTTGACAGGGCGCTATTCTAGCCACTTTCGGGCCCAGTCCAATGCTGCGGCCAAGTGACGCTGCGCGGCTTCCGAGCAGGGCGCGCCCAAGATGAAGCTTTCGCCGCGAATCTCCAGCAGAAAGCAGGGCGGAGGCGGTGCATCGTAAAAATTTTCATAGATGCGTAACAGACCATGTGGATCGAGGGCATGCGTGAAGCCTGGCGCCGCGGCCGAAGCCGAGATCGGGCCGCGGACGGCGTACGGCACCGTGGCCGTGATGCTGGCATCGACGAACAGCACGCGCTGCCGACCGGCAAGATCGAGCGCATGCTCGATCTGCAGCTGATAGTCGCTCAGGCATTCGACATCGGGAAGGCCCAGCGCTGAAAGCTCGTCGATGAAGCGGGGACCGAGCGCATCGTCGCCGCGCGAAGGATTGCCCCAACCGAAGATCAGGATGGGCGCAGTCAATGGCGCAGAAAACGACCTTGCGAGTCGCGCAGCGCCCGATCGCATGCCGTGCCGTCAGCGCCGAAAACTTCCACTTCGAGGGGCATGCGGCCCAGCGCGTGGGTCGCGCAGGACAGGCAGGGATCGAAGGCGCGGATCGCGACTTCGATGTGATTGAGCAGCGCTTCGGTAATCTGTTGGCCGTCGAGATACTGGTGGGCGACGGCAAGGATCGCCTCGTTCATCGCCTGGTTGTTGTGGGTGGTCGAGACGATCAGGTTGGCGCGGATCACCAGGTCGTTTTCATCTACGCGGTAGTGGTGGATCAATGTTCCGCGCGGCGCCTCGATCACGCCGACGCCGCGCTCCTGCCGCTGGCCGGTGGCCAACAACTCCCTGCCGCGGATGTCGTCGTCGTGGAGCAGTTCCTTGATCGTCTCGGCGGCATGGAGCATCTCGATCATCCGTGCCCAGTGATAGCCGAGTGTCGCGCCGACAGCCTGGCCGTCGTCGAAGGCGAGGAATTCCTTGCGTTCGTGGTCGGCCAGCGGGGTCGGGATGAAATCGCACAGCGCAACGCGCGCCAGCGGCCCGACGCGATACCAGCCGTGCTCGGCATCGCCCAGGATTTTGAGGAACGGGAATTTCA
This genomic interval from Sulfuricystis multivorans contains the following:
- the tgt gene encoding tRNA guanosine(34) transglycosylase Tgt, which produces MKFELLATDGLARRGRLKLAHGSVETPVFMPVGTYGSVKAMAPHELVELGAQIVLGNTFHLWLRPGLEVIRAHRGLHRFMGWERPILTDSGGFQVFSLGELRKIAEEGVKFASPIDGSRLFMRPEDSMQIQHVLNSDIVMIFDECTPYPADMKQAAESMRLSLRWARRSRAEHDRLGNANALFGIVQGGMFESLRDESLASLLEIGFDGMAIGGLSVGEPKEDFARILAHTAPRLPVDKPRYLMGVGTPEDIVFAVGQGIDMFDCVLPTRNARNGHLFTRFGDIRIKNARYKNDTRPLDETCECYCCRHFTRAYLHHLHRCHEILGARLNTIHNLHYYQTLMRELGEAIATGSLASFARRFNQERSSGCV
- the queA gene encoding tRNA preQ1(34) S-adenosylmethionine ribosyltransferase-isomerase QueA, producing the protein MPLTLDDFDYPLPPELIAQAPLPERSASRLLVLRGGRLEDRVFRELPELLSPGDLLVMNDSKVLHARLLGQKATGGRVEVLIERILGEDEALAQLRASKPPRAGSRLRIEDAFDVEVLGRDGEFYRLRFPGEAIALIERHGRLPLPPYIVRAADAPDEERYQTIYARTHGSVAAPTAGLHFDEPLLARLQARGIGIAHVTLHVGAGTFQPVRVQNIADHEMHRERYHVPAETAQAIAATQARGGRIVAVGTTSLRSLEAAADETGRLKVGEAETALFITPGFRFRVVDRLITNFHLPKSTLLMLVSAFGGMAAIRAAYRHAMAHRYRFFSYGDAMLIDRHDEV
- a CDS encoding HU family DNA-binding protein, giving the protein MPMNKSELIEATAKAADISKAAADRALSAAIDAVVKAVAKGETVTLVGFGSFKPAKRAARTGKNPKTGALLKIPATTVPKFTAGASFKAAVAGKKAAKKK
- a CDS encoding hydrogenase maturation protease is translated as MTAPILIFGWGNPSRGDDALGPRFIDELSALGLPDVECLSDYQLQIEHALDLAGRQRVLFVDASITATVPYAVRGPISASAAAPGFTHALDPHGLLRIYENFYDAPPPPCFLLEIRGESFILGAPCSEAAQRHLAAALDWARKWLE